A single genomic interval of Dysidea avara chromosome 6, odDysAvar1.4, whole genome shotgun sequence harbors:
- the LOC136258720 gene encoding uncharacterized protein encodes MSMQAGKKQSSEEAKTPFQSKSQIILDSLQRDTVKHAAPSHADAEPEAEPVWPHQVEAALALQKYFKSIASNTALVVLPSGCGKTGVAVLASYVLCASRVLVITPDAIVSQQVHDHYKTFLLDRGIIKKEDEDDFLPSITMISRSTQLRDAGTLKSAHVVIANIHKVGGSSNVTVNEIDADKYDLVIVDEAHRYPKGRWRSFVNHFQEHHLSRKRRRCLFLTSTPHDNKKEPIFANMKPCYSLERQKAVEGGIIRDIQFDEVPHTYDKKNLSDIYKLIADKMERYLDEHDNEERHARHQTKKEVKHQGMVLAPNIIEADRFCGIYNKYHKDEKDYPDGKCKVFVFDAPKRVYQDFIDKKIRTLVVVRRLLEGFDHNFVSVLGVIRKVNPVSQVKFVHFLGRAVRKIDRKDPVKACIVTHQYFNLRRNCEEFEQLAKEDPQGDIVTVYMLDDSLIKEAENIKKFLESDYMIQMCPHTLDQTVVRNISISAAYQHYAQCSKVHHPVSNMTDMVDIRPFSDLVKLMPQSFSEFSHSEEFEEELPAKLSQISEEYQTKFSVKLRQLSEENQQKLSKLQLSEKKLSALHQFSDGYQKEISAKLGQFSEECQKEFCVKLCQLFEEYQMELKQLLEKEISAKPHQLSVLKLSVKLQQLSEKCQKELYTKLDQLTKECQEKLSTKLQQLPEHYYKELSAKPPQLLEEYAEELQAELSRVTLKEESELSSDFTTVQKVQIPDTSAAASSADVVVILGHSSVFSCGPFDTEELLVALTTKLKPTVIAFLSCCGGNNRYGPIYKMSHLLPQCLIGFYQRRVYVEELCKTSLVIGLRNYMYLQHIKSKSANQATQEVEKYKRHTAIQAFACAKLSLESAHDPTVFVNDCNQNLIEIFIETTIDRGGRIPLSLLQLSMYHHVVVNSDMHPIDISMKSVIKKLLSQTTIEELDRNCISEIRKHRLHELVPFILELRLLKLYDEQLDLIKTGDPSSWNDVDHLQFLLAMLRGYWGKNTLTVIREWATFHLMEMMGECDKPSDDKLGSDHLHKYKLCCVCYALLCEHHFVRFVEPGEIFYKFQILACTRFFDFMRFPTVSVWYDSSDDIYSITCDGYIKNAKSMFIFKSHFLNTRGPYPCKGELPNNWYNFFQNCETNDGCMNMWSDKTNTTRWEIDSLHWIPPPDKPKYQYNRLDFALAMVALNDYLHHPDWSNRTQSQCYDVKDFINIDDQHRGYMKCFPQEYTLHEMRIIVDLNKSVDSTKNTRLVYRLQLHHDTV; translated from the exons ATGTCCATGCAGGCTGGTAAAAAGCAGTCCAGCGAAGAAGCAAAAACGCCATTCCAAAGTAAAAGCCAGATAATTTTGGACTCCCTTCAACGTGACACTGTGAAGCATGCCGCCCCATCACATGCCGATGCTGAGCCCGAGGCTGAACCAGTTTGGCCTCACCAAGTCGAAGCTGCGTTAGCATTACAGAAATATTTTAAATCCATCGCCTCCAATACAGCACTAGTAGTATTACCTTCTGGATGTGGTAAAACTGGTGTGGCGGTGCTGGCCAGTTACGTTCTGTGTGCTTCTCGCGTTTTGGTAATAACACCCGACGCCATTGTCTCACAACAAGTTCACGATCATTACAAAACCTTCTTGCTGGATCGTGGAATCATAAAAAAAGAAGACGAAGACGATTTTCTACCATCAATAACAATGATTTCAAGATCCACTCAACTACGTGACGCCGGAACTTTAAAATCGGCACATGTCGTAATCGCCAATATTCACAAAGTTGGTGGGAGTTCAAATGTTACAGTTAATGAAATTGATGCAGACAAGTACGATTTAGTGATAGTAGATGAGGCTCATCGTTACCCAAAGGGAAGATGGAGAAGCTTTGTTAATCATTTTCAAGAACATCACCTCAGTCGCAAGCGCCGGCGGTGTCTTTTCTTAACATCCACACCACATGACAATAAGAAGGAACCAATTTTTGCAAATATGAAGCCGTGTTATTCTCTTGAACGTCAAAAAGCTGTTGAAGGTGGAATAATTAGAGACATTCAATTTGATGAAGTCCCTCATACTTATGATAAGAAAAATTTGTCAGATATTTATAAG CTCATTGCTGATAAAATGGAAAGATACCTTGATGAACATGATAATGAGGAGAGACATGCAAGGCATCAAACTAAAAAGGAGGTGAAGCATCAAGGAATGGTCCTTGCACCAAATATAATAGAGGCAGATAGATTTTGTGGTATATATAATAAGTACCATAAAGATGAAAAAGACTATCCTGATGGCAAGTGTAAAGTGTTTGTCTTTGATGCTCCTAAAAGAGTCTATCAAGACTTTATAGATAAAAAGATTCGAACACTTGTTGTTGTTCGTAGGCTTTTGGAGGGTTTTGATCACAATTTTGTCAGTGTATTGGGAGTAATACGTAAAGTCAATCCAGTATCACAGGTAAAATTTGTTCACTTTTTGGGCCGGGCAGTGCGCAAAATTGACAGAAAAGACCCTGTTAAAGCTTGTATCGTTACCCACCAGTACTTCAACCTACGTAGGAATTGTGAAGAGTTTGAGCAACTTGCAAAAGAGGATCCCCAGGGTGATATAGTCACTGTGTACATGTTGGATGATTCTTTGATAAAAGAAGCAGAGAACATTAAAAAGTTTCTGGAAAGTGACTACATGATACAGATGTGTCCACACACTCTAGACCAAACTGTTGTAAGGAACATTTCAATTTCAGCAGCTTATCAACACTATGCTCAGTGTTCAAAGGTGCATCATCCAGTTTCTAACATGACTGACATGGTGGACATTAGACCATTTAGTGATCTTGTGAAATTAATGCCACAATCATTTTCTGAATTcagtcactctgaagagttTGAGGAGGAACTACCTGCAAAACTGTCTCAAATTTCAGAAGAATATCAGACAAAATTTTCTGTAAAGCTACGCCAACTCTCTGAAGAGAATCAGCAGAAACTTTCTAAGCTACAACTATCTGAAAAGAAACTTTCTGCGCTACATCAATTTTCTGATGGGTATCAAAAGGAAATCTCTGCCAAGCTAGGTCAATTTTCTGAAGAGTGTCAGAAAGAATTTTGTGTCAAGCTTTGTCAACTTTTTGAGGAATATCAGATGGAACTTAAACAACTTTTGGAAAAGGAAATATCTGCTAAGCCACATCAACTTTCTGTTCTGAAACTTTCTGTCAAACTACAACAACTTTCTGAGAAGTGTCAAAAAGAACTTTATACCAAGCTGGATCAACTTACTAAAGAATGTCAGGAGAAACTTTCTACCAAGTTACAACAACTTCCTGAGCATTATTATAAAGAACTTTCTGCCAAGCCACCTCAGCTTCTTGAAGAGTATGCGGAAGAACTTCAAGCTGAACTGTCTAGAGTTACTCTCAAGGAAGAATCAGAACTTTCAAGTGACTTCACAACTGTGCAGAAAGTACAGATACCAGATACCAGTGCTGCGGCAAGTTCTGCTGATGTAGTAGTGATTCTTGGACACTCCAGTGTGTTCAGTTGTGGTCCATTTGACACAGAAGAACTACTGGTAGCTCTTACTACTAAACTAAAGCCTACTGTCATTGCCTTTCTAAGTTGTTGTGGAGGCAACAACAGGTATGGTCCTATTTACAAGATGTCACACTTGTTACCACAGTGTCTCATTGGGTTTTATCAACGAAGAGTTTATGTTGAAGAACTTTGTAAAACAAGTTTAGTAATTGGACTGCGGAACTACATGTACTTACAGCATATTAAATCCAAGTCTGCAAATCAAGCAACTCAAGAAGTTGAAAAATACAAAAGACATACTGCTATACAAGCCTTTGCATGTGCAAAGCTTAGTCTAGAGAGTGCACATGATCCAACAGTGTTTGTAAATGACTGCAACCAAAACCTCATTGAAATCTTCATTGAAACTACAATAGATAGAGGTGGAAGAATACCACTGTCTTTGTTACAATTATCAATGTATCACCATGTAGTAGTGAATTCTGATATGCATCCAATTGACATTTCAATGAAATCTGTTATAAAAAAATTGCTATCACAAACAACAATTGAAGAATTGGATAGAAATTGTATATCAGAAATCAGAAAACATAGATTGCACGAACTTGTTCCATTCATCTTGGAGCTTAGGTTGTTAAAGTTGTACGATGAGCAACTGGATCTCATCAAAACTGGTGATCCATCATCATGGAACGACGTAGATCATTTGCAATTTCTTCTTGCAATGTTACGTGGCTACTGGGGTAAGAACACTTTAACTGTCATCAGAGAATGGGCCACTTTCCACCTGATGGAAATGATGGGTGAGTGTGATAAACCGAGTGATGACAAATTGGGAAGCGATCATTTACACAAATACAAATTATGCTGTGTGTGTTATGCTCTTCTCTGTGAGCATCATTTTGTGAGGTTTGTGGAACCTGGTGAAATTTTTTATAAATTTCAGATTCTAGCATGTACAAGGTTCTTTGATTTTATGCGTTTTCCTACTGTTTCAGTCTGGTATGACTCCAGTGATGACATTTATAGCATAACCTGTGATGGGTATATCAAAAATGCAAAGTCTATGTTTATATTTAAATCACACTTCCTGAATACTCGAGGACCATATCCTTGTAAGGGAGAACTACCTAATAATTGGTATAATTTTTTTCAGAATTGTGAAACTAACGATGGTTGTATGAATATGTGGAGCGATAAAACTAATACAACTAGGTGGGAAATTGACAGCTTGCACTGGATTCCTCCACCGGATAAACCTAAATATCAATATAATCGTCTTGATTTTGCATTAGCCATGGTAGCTTTGAATGACTACTTACACCACCCTGATTGGAGCAATAGGACACAAAGTCAATGTTATGATGTAAAAGATTTTATAAATATAGACGACCAACATAGAGGTTATATGAAATGTTTTCCTCAAGAATATACCTTGCATGAAATGAGGATTATTGTAGACCTCAACAAGAGTGTTGATTCTACAAAAAATACTAGGCTGGTATACAGATTACAACTACATCATGACACAGTTTAG